One part of the Bacillus sp. FJAT-27916 genome encodes these proteins:
- a CDS encoding CoxG family protein, which yields MPAGTHTVQLPVGIEEIWTFVSDMDKWAPLVPGYIEHEIINDRESTWAFKGDLGFMKKTVKLKIDITEWKEPTTVTFNLKGLSDNFKGGGYFQAEAIDENNTQMTGNLDITAGGAMGPMVNTILKNFVPKTAEELTVAVADKIREVNGVSL from the coding sequence ATGCCAGCAGGTACACATACAGTACAATTACCAGTAGGAATCGAAGAAATATGGACATTCGTGAGCGATATGGATAAGTGGGCGCCGCTTGTTCCAGGATATATCGAGCATGAAATCATCAATGACCGTGAATCCACTTGGGCATTCAAAGGAGACCTTGGATTCATGAAGAAAACTGTTAAGTTGAAAATCGATATTACTGAATGGAAAGAGCCAACGACAGTAACGTTTAATTTGAAGGGTCTATCTGATAATTTCAAGGGCGGCGGCTATTTCCAAGCAGAAGCTATTGATGAAAATAACACACAAATGACGGGCAATCTTGATATTACAGCAGGCGGTGCGATGGGGCCGATGGTCAATACAATCCTGAAGAATTTCGTGCCGAAAACGGCTGAAGAGCTGACCGTTGCGGTAGCGGATAAAATCAGGGAAGTTAATGGCGTTTCCTTATAA